The DNA sequence CCCAACGGACAGGTCCGTCGTACTCCCGCCAAAAACGGCTCCTGACCGTCATTGAAGCATAAAATATCAGCGCCGGCGCCAGACCAACCCCACAAACAACCCCAAAACACACCTGACAGCACCGCAGGACGCCGCCGGAACCCCCGATCCAGGGTAAACAGCGGTCATATCCCCCGTTTACCACCCCTGTCTCTGACACAGGGGGTAAGAAGCAGGTTGAATCGGGGAGAACGGTCCAGGATCCGGGGCCAGGCCGGCCCCGGTGTCAGAGACAGGGGGTAGAAGTATGGAAGTGTGGTGCTTTTTACCCTGGACTCCAGATCCCCGGCATTGATTTGTTCCACTCTGGACTTTGGACTTTACTTAAGGGCTCTGCTTCCGGGTTTTTCCAGGGGGGTCCCTTCACGGCACAGGGGGCATTGGGCGGGTTCGAAGGCTGGGGCATGTATCGGCAGAAGAGAAAAGTGCGGATATCGGGTGGGGTCAACAGGCTCATCCGTGTAGCGGTGAACCAGGGAAGCGGTGGCGATCAGGCTGCCCCCCAGTTCGACGGCAAGGTCAGCGGCCTCCCTGATGGATCCCCCCGTGGTAACCACGTCCTCAACGGCCAGAATCCTCTCGCCGGGTTTAACCGTAAATCCACGGCGCAGGGTCATTTTTCCATCAACTCTCTCGGTGAATACCGCCCTTGCACCAAGGGACCAAGCCACCTCCTGCCCGATTACTATGCCTCCCACTGCAGGTGACACAACCAGGTCGATCCCGGCCCCCACCCTTTCGGCCAGCCTGCTCCCTAGGTCCCTTCCAACATCGGGGTATTGCATAACGAGGGCACATTGAAGATAAACCGGGCTGTGCTTGCCGGAGGTCAGGCCGAAGTGGCCCTCCAGGAGGGCTCCTTTCTCCCTGAAGATGGAGAGGAGGATGTTATCCGGCATTACGGGATTCGAGGAGTTCCTTGATCTTGTTCTGGAGAACCTCGTTCTCATAGGGCTTTGTAAAATAGGCATCGGCGCCCATGGCCATCCCCTTCTTGGCGTCCTCATCGGAGTAATAAACCGCCGATATCATGACAACAATAATATCCGAAAGGGATGGGTCCTCCTTGATCTGTCTGCAAAGCTCAAAACCGTTCATGCCGGGGATATTCACATCCAGGAGGACGATATCCGGATGCGACTCGTGAACTTTCTTGAGGGCATCCATTCCCTCCTGCGCGGTGATTATCTCATAGCCTTCCATCTCAAAGATCTGTTTCTGCATGGTCAGGATCACGATGTTGTCCTCAACGATGAGAATTTTCTGCTCCATCACAACCTCCCTTTCAAACCGCCATCCTCTAAAACACCTGAACCAATATTATGCCCTATCTACTCCCATTTCATCAAGGATCATTTCAACCGCCCTGACCCTGTCCGGAGCTTTTACCACGGGCCGTCCCACCACAAGATAATCAGCGCCCGCCCTCACCGCCTGTGCGGGGGTGGCTATTCTGGTCTGATCGTCCCCTGCGGACCCAACCGGCCTGACGCCCGGGGTAACCAGAATACACTCGTCATCGAGTGTATCTCTTAACAGCGCGACCTCAAGCGGTGAACAAACGATGCCGTCGGCGCCGGCAGCCCTGGCCAATTTTGCCAACCCCACAACCTGCTCCTCGACATCCAATCCGACCCCTATCTCAGACATGTCACTTTTCCCAAGGCTCGTCAGGACTGTAACGGCCAGGACTTTCGCGTCTCGGGCGGCATCCCTGGCAGCCGAGATCATGTCCCTTCCCCCCGAGGCGTGGACGGTAAAAAAAGAGATGCCCAATGGCACCACCGCCTCCACTGCTTTCCTCACGGTATTGGGAATATCGTGAAATTTCAGATCCAGGAAGACACTTGCCCCTGTCCTCCGAATTCGGCGAACAATATCCGGACCGCCAACGGAAAACAGCTGCGACCCTACCTTGAGCGCTGCGACCCGCTCACCAACTTCACCGGCCAAGGCGCAGGCCTCATCCTGGCCATCCATGTCCAGAGCTACTATCAGGCCACCTGCCATACGCAATCTCCGTTCATGCAAAACCGCATGGTACTGCGTGCAACTCACTCCTGAGTAACAACAAAGCAAGTGAAAATCAACATATTTGGTTCCAAACACGGGCTTACGCACAGGTCAAGATCCAGTTGACCGCGAAGTCAACGAAGTTTCGCAAAGTTTAAAACCAGGACCCCTGGATTATACACCTTCTTTGCGGTCCTCTGCGGCAGTACCTGAGAGTGGCGCTCTCCGCGGCACTCTGCGATAAAACCAGTGCTTTAGATCTGTAACGCAGAGTTTCGCCGACGCGGCCAGCCCCGGCCGCGTCGCAAAGGGCCGCAAAGTAAAACCTGAAACCAGGTTTTGACCAAACCCGGGTATTTCTTTGCGTTAGACAGGACTTAACACCTGTTTCCACCATCACTTTTCACAATCGTCAAGGATCAGGCTGCCTA is a window from the bacterium BMS3Abin14 genome containing:
- the pyrE gene encoding orotate phosphoribosyltransferase, encoding MPDNILLSIFREKGALLEGHFGLTSGKHSPVYLQCALVMQYPDVGRDLGSRLAERVGAGIDLVVSPAVGGIVIGQEVAWSLGARAVFTERVDGKMTLRRGFTVKPGERILAVEDVVTTGGSIREAADLAVELGGSLIATASLVHRYTDEPVDPTRYPHFSLLPIHAPAFEPAQCPLCREGTPLEKPGSRALK
- the phoP_3 gene encoding alkaline phosphatase synthesis transcriptional regulatory protein PhoP, whose protein sequence is MEQKILIVEDNIVILTMQKQIFEMEGYEIITAQEGMDALKKVHESHPDIVLLDVNIPGMNGFELCRQIKEDPSLSDIIVVMISAVYYSDEDAKKGMAMGADAYFTKPYENEVLQNKIKELLESRNAG
- the pyrF gene encoding orotidine 5'-phosphate decarboxylase, giving the protein MAGGLIVALDMDGQDEACALAGEVGERVAALKVGSQLFSVGGPDIVRRIRRTGASVFLDLKFHDIPNTVRKAVEAVVPLGISFFTVHASGGRDMISAARDAARDAKVLAVTVLTSLGKSDMSEIGVGLDVEEQVVGLAKLARAAGADGIVCSPLEVALLRDTLDDECILVTPGVRPVGSAGDDQTRIATPAQAVRAGADYLVVGRPVVKAPDRVRAVEMILDEMGVDRA